The genomic segment gtagtttgcagaaacaccccatatgtggccgtaaactactgtactggcacacagtagggcgtagagggaaaggtgtgccgtatggtttttggaaggcagattttgctggactggtttatttacaccatgtcccatatgaagcccccctgatgcacccctagagtagaaactccataaaagtgaccccatctaagaaactacacccctcaaggtattcaaaactgattttacaaactttgttaaccctttaggtgttccacaagagttattggcaaaaaatttaaattctcaaatttcattttaatccatttttttccagcaacaaagcaagggttaacagcgaaacaaaatgctatatttattgccccgattgtatagttttcagaaacaccccatatatggccgtaaactactgtacgggcgcacagtagggcatagagggaaaggtgcgccatgtggtttttggaaggcagattttgctggactggtttatttacaccagggatcagcaaccttcggcactccagctgttgtgaaactacaattcccagcatgctccattcatttctatgtaggttcttagaagagcagagcaagtatgcatgctgggagttgtagtttcacaacagctggagtgccggaggttgcctacccctgatttacaccatgtcccatttgaagccccccgatgcacccctagagtagaaactccataaaagtgaccccattttggaaactacgggataaggtggcagttttgttggcactatttttagggtagatatgatttttggtttatctatattacatttttgtgaggcaaggttacgagaaatagaaattctgaaatttcatctcaatttgccaataacccttgtggaacacctaaagggttaacgacgttttaaaaatcagttttggataccttgaggggtgtagtttcttatatggggtcacttttatggagtttttactctaggggtgcatcaggtgggcttaaaaagggacatggtgccaaaaaaaaggccatcaaaacctgccttccagaaaccatacggcgttcctttccttctgcgccctgccgtttggtcattcagcagtttatgatcacatatggggtgtttctgtaaactgcagtatgagggtaataaatattacgttttgtttggctgttaacccttactttgttattggaaaaaaacagaTTTAAAGTGAAAATTTGCCCATAAATagtttttttggcaccgtttttattttttaccgtgttcatctgaggggtggaAGGGGGATTttgatagagcagattcttacagacacggcgatacctaatatattttttttatgttttacactatattaactttttataaacaaaaaaaaaacattttagtatctccatagtctaaggctactttcacacttgcgttgttcttttccggcatagagttccgtcacaggggctctataccggaaaagaactgatcaggcatatccccatgcattctgaatggagagtaatccgttcagtttgcatcaggatgtcttcagttcagtcgttttgactgatcaggcaaaagagaaaaccgtagcatgctacggttttatctccggctaaaaagactgaagacttgcctgaatgccggatccggcattttttcccataggaatgtattagtgccggatccggcattcagaataccggaatgccggatccgtccttccggtatgcgcatgcgcagactgaaaaaaaggtgaaaaaataaatgccggatccgtttttccaggatgacaccggaaagacggatccggcatttcaatgccatcagttagcatacattttgcctgatccggcaggcagttccggcgacggaactgcttgccggatctctctgccgcaagtgtgaaagtagcctaagccaggcatcctcaaactgcggccctccagctgttgcaaaactacaactcccagcatgaccgaacagcctacaggtatcagcctacagcagggcattgtgggagttgtagttttacaacagctggagggctgcagtttgaggatgcctggtctaagctgtcttgacacctttttctgggaggtcattatcacctactgactccaattaggataatgtcatcaacacctttgaccccatgatgggtataatgacctcaggtataattaccagatgttgattcagttacatatttattcccagagaattcttgtacagtcactcagaattgagaaagctcattggaagaacttgtgaaacgttttcaagaaatctacagtaagtccacttgatttattctttacagatataccatgacctggataaaggagaaccttcacagacatactcTAACAGTCATCTtagtcatttttttgttttttgccgattatcttaggtaggggctcattttttgcgggatgagaggacggttttattgacactattttggggggcatatgactttttgatcgcttgctattccaatttttgtgatgtaaggtgacaaaaaaaaagttttttttgcaccgtttttatttttttgaccgtgttcatctgaggggttgggggggtatttttatagaggagattcttacagacgtggagatacctaatatgtctacttttctatttattttagttttactaaataatattgttgaattatttatttatttttttcgttttagtgtctcaagtctgagaaccagttttttatccgattgtcagtggctaaattgggatataaatttagtactccatggaagtgtggtactccctgaagcaaccaataatgcagaggcccgaatgatcggggcacgtgtcacattgagtagttgtgtccttccgtatcccccctcCTGTGactcactctgcactttttttgggttccgtcccttctttccagtatgggggaccacacctggaaattgttggccagggacgatccgggcgcctacagttcccgagctactccggcctgctcttttccagtcagaaaagatcagggccttgaggactgcctcatagaactgaaggaatgtccctgtgttgccagcgctccgggacagcacaaaaaaaaaaagagttgtacaagggaaCCTGTACcatgtagaccgcaacttttttgtaccatgcctggttttgcgcatggcgttatatggcttgaggacttgatcagagagatcaactcctcccatataccgattgtagtcgacgatacaatcgggcttgaggaccgttgccgcggtacctcgcacagggacaggggtgatgccattaccatgAATTGTGAACAGTAcaaagacatccctcttgtccttatatctgaccagcaacaggtttccagtggtaagggcacgggtctcaccgctgaggataggtacctggagggggtaggtagggaggccgtgttgatttttctgcacggtcccacaagcggacgtggatctggccgcgagggactggaacaaggggatactagtataaaagatatccacgtacaggtggtaaaccttatctagcagtgggtacataagttcccacacaagtttcccgctaacacccagagtggtgggacattctgggggttgaatacgggaatctcgcccctcgtacacatgaaacttgtaagtgtactctgaggtactctcacaaagtttgtacagcttcacgccatacctcgcccgcttagaaggaacatactggcggaaaaggagtctccccttgaatgcaatgagagactcatcaaccgcgacctcccttccaggtacataggcctgtacaaatttggccccaaagtgatcgatgaccggcctgattttgtacaggcggtcataggcaggatcacctgggggggggggggggacatgctgcattatctaaataatgcaggcatttccggatggcctcaaaccgggagcgtgtcatggccgcactgtaaagtggggtctggtagaggacgtccccactccagtaatgcctgacactaggtttcttgactaggcccatatgcagcacaaggccccaaaatgtcctcatctcggctgcgtcCAGCCactgggcctagccaaaaaggagcccgggtgttgagcagcaaactgttgggcgtacaggtttgtttgctccaccattagatttacaaagtggtcactgaaaaaaaagtaCAAggatatgtaaaaaaaagtcattcagtgaagcccactgtggaaatctggattcctggttggccttcaaaatcaggaatcacgggctcataacgctctggggtacaccagacaagttcactggcagggggctcaggtggatttaactggtgggctggaaaactagtacgagccccagcgctgctcgtactagggcggtccccttgctctgcctggcagcgtctccgccgccttgggggctcatcagcctcgctagatgatgaggaggacgcggataacaacaggaaagtggggtcatcctcgtcctcactgggactcggactccatatgcctcctcggccgagaacatccggcgggccataggggagtgtgtgtctgcgtgtgtgtaaatctttatttggtgtgcgtgtgtgtgggggcacgggtgttcgtgaactcaccctaaacctaacagataaaatttttaaaaaaagactaaacaaatttttttttttaaaaagaaacatttcaaaatcgctgatcaaccgtccgaagttgatcagcggtggggtgtgcgatgcgctaacagtggccggacactaagagtgccggccacagtccgcgtacgcacaaaaataaaaataaaaatgcctgcaccccaaaaaagttgtggggagggggcaagctgcagcactcctgcgttgtgctgtggaccccagacacccaatttagggtgatgcaaccaaaactgttttttttttcttcaactaactttccctgcctaatctaacttgtccctagcctttccccaaatacctgggggtgctggggcacagatggggtgctggatcCTGGGCTCTGAACAGATGGGGGGTGATGGCTCTGAGACAcgatgcagcgctcctctctcctggggctccggactgaaaaggaggagaGGAGTGCTGCAATAATTTGAATGAACCGCCcgcccagccgaccaatgagagcgatcctgagaggtgatgtcaccatcacctctcaggatctaaggatggtgattggtggtttattatcacaccaccgatcaccatcctgttggtctgaattgacctgcggtttgctgcgatcgcctagaCGGAGGGAAGGaccctcgcatttagccaaggtgcctgctcaataatttgagcaggcaccgggttccgatcaccgcccgccgagcggtggtgatcggaaatacataggacgtaccggtacgccctatgtccggaacaggttaataaCTAACAAAGGGGAAGAACGAATACTTGAAGCGAGAGATACATATGTGATATATCAGCCTACAAAAACATCATTACAATAACAGAAGACAAGATTGTATTgttttatcatttatttattcccTCAGATGGAAGTTTCAGTTTTGCCCGGTAATAACAACCAATACAAAGATTGTCCCCCTCTAGTCCAAGCCTCAAGCAGCAGCACTCCACAAGTAAAGAGACTCTGCTCCTCCACAAATAATTAAATAAGATAAAATTATGTCTACATATTTCAGTAACACAAAAAACTCCATCAAACTGTACGGAATGCTTCCTCCTTCCTGCTACAGTCTTACTCCAAAGCAAACTAATGTCGACGTGATGTAATGCTCTCTAAATGTTTTCAGAaaaattgtttgtttgtttgtttttctcaaaAATCAAACCTATCTTCCAGTCTATCTTTATATGGATGAATACCTGGAGAAAGGTAGCAAATGTTATTTCAGATCTAGGGGCTCAAGTACATGACCCTATTAAAACTCCGTACAACTTCCGAGCTGTATGGCCCTATTTTACCTACACATGCCTCTGAATTCATGTAGCATCAGATACCATATTAGGGGGATGTGCCACCCCAGGAGCATTGCTTCTAGGAATGAACATCTCCATAATACGGTGATGTTTACAGGCCCTAGAGATAATTTAGGTAAAAGCAGAAGCAATAAGCAGAACAGCTACATTTATGGAGCACATGGTAAAACCAGCATAGATACGTAACGGTTATTGTTAGGGTCCATTCGGACATCCGAACACCACACATCGCTGGCACgtatatagaaatgcctattcttgtccgtggctgcggacaagaataggacatgttctattttttggtggggCCACAGACCGGAAGTGCAGATGCAgacagctgtccgcatccgcggccccattgaaaatgaatgggtccgcaccgttccgcaaaattgcggaacggatgcggaccattcatgcggacgtctgaatggacccttaatgatcTGTAATTAACAGCAGACCTTTAACCATAACCGTTATGTCTAGGTCTGTGACCAGTTCCCATAGCTGTAGTAACGCTTTCGGGGTCACTTTCTACTCCCGTCTTGACATTTTCCTGCGCCAGATAGGCTTAAAGGTGTTATCCTACCTCATCTGCGGGGGTCTGGCACcccgccgaccagctgtttgGGTGTAGCTCCATCACAGCGCTGAAGTGATGAGCTCCGTCCCCTACACAAGTGGTGCTGTGAAGATCCAGCGATGACTTCGGGCAAATAACCTGCACCCAAACAAGTGATCAGCAGGAGTGCAAGTGCTGGACACCCACTGATCGGATAGTAAGTGCATCCTCTAGGAGTCGGTGTGCTTAGAATAAATCAATGCCAACTCGTAGCTGGCGTAGATTTCGGTCCTCATTTATACCAGAAAACTGGAGTAAACTATAATAAATCTGCCAGGGACAGAAAGTGGTGAGGGCGGCGCAAAAACACAATTTGCACAAAtagcatttaaaaagtcacaaaaccatactttgcaactttttttccCACTGATTTTCTGGCACAGGGGCTTGACAAATGACTCCCTTTATTATTTATGAGCGTTAACCCCTTTCCTGAAATCCTGATAATGAAAAACAGAGTGCTCGACAGATCTGTAGGGAAGTTTTAGCGTTTGTGGCGAGTTACATGGAAGTAAAGGAACAGCTTTTGTTTAACACAAGTTCTTTTAGAAAtccaaaatcaataaaaaaaaataaacaaaaaacaaaaaccaacacACAAACCCTCACCCCAAAAAGCATTTAGACTGTATACCCAACGGTTGCAGATAATTTATTCTCATAGGTAGGTTAAATAAGCTAAACTAACCAATCATGTGcacttaagctggccatacacattggatAGGTGTCGGCCAGAACCACCAATTTCAGTTTGACCAGCCAAccatataaggcctcatgtacacgaccgtaagtgttttgcagtccgcaaatcgcggtACCATAAATCACGGATACCAGCCaagtgcatgctgccatttttctttttactcctgcagaaatgtcctatccttgtctacaaaactgacaagaaaaggacatgttctattattttgcggggctgcggaacggacttacaggccgtgtgcatgagccctagtgtGGGAGGTGTCTTCTGACTCTCCCCGATTGCAGATGTTGGGAAGATCAGGGTCAGGAAGCTGGATTTCAAATGTCCAATCCTTCTATTCTCAGGGAAATAAGCCACTGCCAGTCGTGTTTGGCAGCACCTTTATCACCTGTCCCTGTTcaggacacatgcatgctcggcttaACAAAACGTGCACATGCATGGAGCCCAATTATTGACTAGCCGATGTTTTTAAGCTCCTAAAGCTGCACACTGAACACTCATGAATGTGCattagggctcacgcacatgaacgtatttgctTTCCTTGTCCGGACagcatgcggaaccattcatttcaatggctctgcaaaaaaaaaaaaaaagccagttactctgtgtgcattccatctccatatgtccgttccgcaaaaaaatagaacatgtccaattattgtccacattacggacaaggataggactgttctattaggggacagctgttccgttccgcaaaatatggaatgcacatggacgtcatctgtattttttgcggatccgtgttttgcggaccgcaaaatacatacggtcgtgtgcatgaggccttcggcTGCTTTTACACATAAGTTTCGGATGGAGTTTTTATGCCTTTTCGCACCtgttttttgcagcattttttttctctaaaaacgcAGGCCGACACGTGTTTAATTTGCTACTGTCGTTTTTGtttattaggcctagttcacacatgaGTGATTCTGAGCCAGAACACCCACacctgggtcaaaaacacagagcaGGTGCTCACAGTCATTGACCAAACACAGACTGTGTGAACTAGGCTTTAAAAGTGgtgttttttgcctttttttctcccaaaaaGGCAACATGCTGTAGCTCTGGCGTTTTTACATCTCTAgactatagggaaaaaaaaaaaaatcatcaggaAAGAAATGCAGTACACAAagccatttagaaaaaaaaaaaaaaaaaaaagaaacagaaaacgcagcaaaaaaacaaacaaaaaaaaaacaaatgcggGTGcccaaaataataaataaaaaaattaaaaacgcaTGAGcttattcaggtttttttttttttttttttactggtgaaAAAAAGCCAGAGCCAAATTCATGTGTGTAAGGACCCTTAGTGTAACCATTAAAAAAATCGAGTGGACAGATCATCTTTCAGAGGGAAATATATTAACATTAAAGAGGAATGTCCAACCTCAAAATCCAAATcccctctggaaaaaaaaaaataaatccctcAAACAGTTAAAAAATAGTGTCATAAcaccattttttcttttcttttcttttttcagggGATGGCTATGGTGGAGTTTAAAAGGTAAAACTAAAGTTTagcaatatatacatttttttccttacTGGTATCAGGaaaaggaaaaatgaaaatgaaaaacaaaaaaacatttgaatTTGGGACAACAGTGTATAAAGAAAGAAAATCATCCGATAATTCTGGGTTATGATCCAACGCGTGTTGTGGTTGTTCTTTTGTCGGAGAAGAAGCTTTTAAGAAGAAACACCTGTCCAATGCTTACAACTAAGAGAATTATAGCCTCCCCTACGGACCAATAGGCTACTCTGGTGTTCAGATCCTCTGCCCTGCTGCGGCCTTGCGCCTCCCTTAAGCGGAAGTGTGTCTGGTAATCGATGACCGACTTCAGAGCTTCGTGGATTGAAACACAAGCCGATTCCATCTgcacaagagaaaaaaaaaacatttagcacAAAACAAATACATTTCAAATATCTAAGAGAAGGTATACCGCAATACGTAGTTTTATCCATATATTTATTGCATATGATTAACATaatgtaaggctctgttcacatctgcatcatgGCCTTCATTTATAATTCACTGTATGACAGGTACCAACAATGTGCCCGATGGACCCCACTGACTTGGTGTCCGTCAGGGTTTCATTTGAGTGtccatttatttaaaggggttgtctcatcatggacaatgggggcatatcgctaggatatgcccccattgtcttataggtgcgggtcccaccgctgggacccgcacctatatcgagaacggagccccgcaagtgaagtagGGAGCACTGCGCATGAACGGGAGCGGGGGCCGCTCATgcccggtacgctcccattcactgctatggggagccggtttagtggtggccggaccggagtcctccagccaccaccttgcggggctctgcacctataagacaatgggggcatatactagcgatatgcccccattgtctttgatgagacaacccctttaatggctagaattattcttaaaggggttctgcagttcttttaaaatgatgatctatcctctggagagATCATCAGCATGTGATAGGCAGGGGTGCGACACCCGGCAGCGGTGCTGGTAGTAGCGccactaccttctcaaacagctgatcagcaggggtcctgggtgtcggaccctcgccgatcagatggtgatgatctatccagaggatagatcatcagtttaaaagaactgcagaacccctttaaattagggTCCTCATACAACTATAATACCACATAGCATGCAATGTTAGCCTATAGGAACAAATGACATTTTGAGGACCTTCCCTAAAATTTGTCAGATATGTCAAAGGCGTTGTCCCTTGAAGAcaacttattccctatccacaggatagacacGTTTCTGATTGGTAGGGATCTGACTGCTAATCTACTGATCACGAGAATGAGGATCTGTGCTCTCCAGTATGAATGAAGCGATGGTCACAGATGCACTCTGCTgaaccattcaactctatggggttGCTGGATATAGCCAAGTCCCTGTACTCatctatctctggcagtcctatAGATATCAATGGAGAAGCGGGCATGCACAAGTGTCTAacactccattcaaatggggtaCATGGACGCCCATTTTCACGATCGGTGTAGAGCCCAGCGGTCAGACCCCTGCCAGTCAAACATTTATACCCTATCCTAGTGCAGGACCCCAGTTCGAAAAAATGGTAATAATTTTTCTAACTGGTGTCCTACATTAGTGATATGTTGGAATAATTTATATGTATCTTATCCGTTGATGGGACCAATATTGTGGATAAGAGATAAGTTGTGTTAATGGGACAAGCCCTTAAAATATATCAAATGTGCGCCGTGATCACACAAAGTAGCAGGAAAACACATTGCAGGTGATAGGTCACCGTGGAGCCctggcctaaggctgggttcacatcgcaGTCTCATTTGTCGTTCTTCTCACGGATCAGAAGAGCAGAAAATGGAATGGTAATGTAAACACAGCCTGGAAAATGCAGAACTGCCTTCATCTAATCGATCTAGTCTGTTGGCTTGACAAGCTATTCCTGTGCCGTTTTCAGCCATGTTTCCACGTTATCCTGGTAAAAGATATTCTAGGTAACAGGAACTAACGCTTGCCAATACAAAGCTCATAGGAGtggtcacctagctcttcacagaccccaaatacatacaaatatacaTAGTTTGTGCAGTTACTTTCCATAACCACGCAAATGTATATGCCATTCGAGCTGTGAAATGTATATGTCAGAAGTAGAACAGTTACAGTTCTGACCTGTGTCAGGGCAGTGGCCCGGTTCTCGCTAGGGAAGAGTGGTGGGTCTTCTCCAACTTGGAAGTCAAAGTAGACAGTCTTGTGCGTGAAAGTTGAGAACTCGTTACTAAAGCAGAACTTGTATGTTCCATTGCGTGAGGCTGTAAAAGTGAAGCTATCGTATTGTTTCTTCATCTCCTTGTACAGCACTATCCCATCTGGGTCTTCAAGCCGGCAGTCCACATCATAATGGCCACCGGTGATGACCTGTAGAAAAGAAAAATGTCACAGTTCAGGTTTAGAAGCCAGTATTAGCTGTTTACTAGTAGGGTGACCAAAAGTCAATCATTtgttatggttgaaaaaagagctGTGGGTTTTTTCTGACTAAATGATGGCGATAGGGTTGGGTTTGTCTGGTCAAGAAAacatttttacataataaaattacAAACTGAACAAAATGTCTTAGAAAAATAATTCTCGCCCTACCAATCCCCTGCCCGCTCGCAATGTGTCCGCTTaggcaatcactggctgaggctgGTCACTGCCGTGGTCAGTGTTCGTCTAAGCTTTTGCTGTGTCCAGAAGAACCAGGAACCATAGATTGGCAAGAGACCTTTTTAAGCCAATCTTGCACTTTTCATTTTTCCTGGACAAGCCCTAACTGTATCAGCAATATggtactgggtgacatgaacgcatTCATGGCCACCTGTGCGCTCCATCTTCTCCTTCCTTTAGTACCACACAGGGATCAGATGAACCCCAATGTTTGCTAATATATATGTCGGTCTCAGAGACTGCAGCATTAGTACTTACCTATCCCAGCATGTGCACCAggctgcaggttgtgcacccctgatctaacTTAGATAAGATGTCCCGACTTGAAACTAGTGTCAGACGAAAGAGTGACTGGATGACTCATATCTCGCGTGCGATTTTCCAACAAGTAACCAGTGGGTGAGGACTACAACTATAcactcatacagggagtgcagaattattaggcaaatgagtattttgaccacatcatcctctttatgcatgttgtcttactccaagctgtataggctcgaaagcctactaccaattaagcatattaggtgatgtgcatctctgtaatgagaaggggtgtggtctaatgacatcaacaccctatattaggtgtgcataattattaggcaacttcctttcctttggcaaaatgggtcaaaagaaggacttgacaggctcagaaaagtcaaaaatagtgagatatcttgcagagggatgcagcactcttaaaattgcaaagcttctgaagcgtgatcatcgaacaatcaagcgtttcattctaaatagtcaacagggtcgcaagaagcgtgtggaaaaaccaaggcgcaaaataactgcccatgaactgagaaaagtcaagc from the Bufo bufo chromosome 2, aBufBuf1.1, whole genome shotgun sequence genome contains:
- the LOC120992589 gene encoding transmembrane emp24 domain-containing protein 7, with product MLHCLVNDSRVGSLLSIFLLILGCATASEITFELPDNAKQCFYEDITQGTKCTLEFQVITGGHYDVDCRLEDPDGIVLYKEMKKQYDSFTFTASRNGTYKFCFSNEFSTFTHKTVYFDFQVGEDPPLFPSENRATALTQMESACVSIHEALKSVIDYQTHFRLREAQGRSRAEDLNTRVAYWSVGEAIILLVVSIGQVFLLKSFFSDKRTTTTRVGS